The Nymphaea colorata isolate Beijing-Zhang1983 chromosome 11, ASM883128v2, whole genome shotgun sequence genome includes the window aCTTAAGCAGCAGCAACACCTGCATCTTTGATGGTTTCACGCCAGGCATACTCCCTTGCTCCATCTTTATCCACAATCTTGATCACAAAATTAGGTGGGGCGACAACCAGTCTCGACCTAATCTCCATTATGCACTTGTCTATGAGGTCAACAGCCTCCTCCACGGACATGCCACTGTGATAGTGTCTGTCCATCATTGACAGGCAGAAATAGGAACCGTAACCAAATGCACCTTTCTGGATCTTGTGGAGAGTGGCAATGTAGTCGATATAATACAGAGATGGGCCAATTTCTTTGTCATATCCAGCAAGAAGAATATTTACGAAGTATGGATTCTAACCAACAAAAAAAGTAGAAGACACTAGTGAGAAGTGAATATAAAAGTTATATTCATAATTCTAACTGTCACAATGATAATACAGAATTACAAGCACAATGTCACAAATCAGCAGGCAAACATTCTACAGCATttctgaaagaaagaaaagccacCGACTCCTCCAGCCCCTTTTCTGCTTTACGGGTGAAATTGCTTAGAGTTACACAGGCTCACCAAACATGCCATTACAAAAATACAAGGAAACTTCATTTTCTGATGAAATTGATgtgatgcaaaagaaagaagggtGAAAAGGGTCAGGCGACAAGCTTATAAAGATAGGCACATCCATGAAGTACACCAAATAAAACTGGTTCGTAAGAGACACGGTAgccaaaaccacaaaagaaaatgaaaggcaaacaaaaaaaaggaaaagaaaaaaagcatctACACCAAGTTTTTCCAAGTTAGTAACATGAGATGAATACCCATAAACACTATACTAGCTGAAAAAGTAACCAGAACAACCAGTGAATGAAGCTAAGCTTCCAGACTATTTGAACTGCAAAGGTGAAGACTTTGCTTAGGTGCGTAAAATCACTGTCCCCCTAAAGAAAAGATTAGTCAGTTTCATGAGCAGCAGAACTTAACAGACTTGGTATAAACTGTAAATCCACATGCAATCAATTGATCTATGCAACTTCCATGCTGAACATTAAGCATGCTGGCATCATTTTCCAGTCAAAAGCTTATATACAGTCCAAGACTTGGAGCATAGTCTAGAAAATCTTCGACAAGGCCTTCTAAGAAATGTCTACTACTTCAACAACATCAAAGCCAACACAaatcagactcttctgaagatcAAAATGGTTGTGTGGCTCTATCTTATGACTGGGTTTTGTCAGGGAATGCATTCTGGCATCATTGTTCAGAGAAGCTGGGGAATCTCCAGTATCAATAGTCATTGTGCAGATATCAAAGAGGAATTTAAGGACTGTAGAGTGCCACTACAGATGTGATATGCCAAGCAAAAACCATAGTGAATATCTCGACTCTCAGACACAACAAGAAGATATCAGAATAGCATTTATTGATGCCCATTGGTATCTAAAATAACTTGTAGCAGACAAGATAAATGCCTAGAAAGTGCACCGAAATTGCTTAGCCAAACATTCATAGTTTCACCTGTTCGGGTTTTCTGGATTTTTTAGCTCCTCCTTGTCAAGAGCTGGTTGCACAATGGGACCACTTGAGACATTTTGACCAGTAAGGAGATTTGGTTTTTCAGTTGACAGCCTGTGCCAGATATTGgatcgggaaaaaaaaatccacattcAATCAGGGATACAAACTGATTCAGGCACTACTGGATGTTTCGTAAAATAAGCTTTTTTATGATCTTATCAGATGTAGGATTATTCTGTCTACACATGTGGGATATCCAATAGGTTATTTTCGATTGCAGTAAGCTTTGTTATGAGGATCTCTAGGCATTTCTTAATAGCCCCATCATATTCCTAGATCATTTAAATAATCAGTGcagtacgtatcgtacgatacataccatcacttttttaaatttgtgataTGATAACACCACCTGTATCGCCGACAGGTGGTGTATTGTATGGGTATCGCACGATACACagcctgtatcatacgatacagcgCGATACACCTTGTATTGTACAATAcatgtctattttgaaaaatatagggttaaaacttaaaaccacCCTTTTTCAAACTACTATTTAAAACTTTCCTCCCTCTTCATTTCTGAACATATCTAATAAACTAATAGTTGAAGAAGGGGGGGACTGTGGCAATTGTCAAAAGGAATAATCAGTGTTACCATGAAATCGTCAATTTGAGGGCAGATTTGTGCATGTATGATTGATTCTTGTTTAGATAAAGAGGGTTTATATCTTCTCGacaaaaatgagaatgagatgataaagattatgaatgaagctgttttcatttgttatttgcattaaaattgaacaattatgtcttgtgatgtgatgtatagtggacataaaacttggtttttggtGTGTTATGGATCTGGTGACTTATGAGTTATTATGTAgatcatcttataaattatgtttcttgatgtcttagCTCATGTTGTGTCActatatgatattatgaccacttattaatgtttgtgaagtaactttATGCCTATAATAAGCCTGCCATTATGTATGAcgttttttcattaaaaaaaacatatttttatttttcttgatttatctatttttctatttttttcttatttttttaaacaaaaaataaatttacgataCACGTACAATACATTACGATACAGTGTATCTATTGGCCGGACCAATACAGCTTTTGATACACTTTCAACAACATCATAAAGACATAAATAATAGTTTTGATGCTGCGTGAACTCTGTGGCCTTCCAAGAATGCCCTTCCTAATTTCGTGCATTATTTCCCAAGCAATCATCAACTTTTATTTCCAATAGACAAATTTGTAGTCGATGGAGATCTAGCCAAAAATATGACATGACATACTTCATCCAGGTTAGAAAATTGAAGTGATGAATGCAACCTCAATACATTTTGACAAACCTCAAAAACTACAGGACGCAACACCAGACCTTTTCGGAAACAATCCAAGCCTAATGGGGATTACACCTATTTCTCTTAGTTTCCAGTGATAAGGGTGAAATAATTGTACAAGTAAAAGCCACAGATATATCAACAGGTGCTGCGGATCGTGGAACAAACCCTCGGCAAAAAAGTTGCTCTTACATTATTGATCCAATCCAGACAATCATTATATTACAAGTCCCGGCTTTATAGTTCCTTTCTTTTCAAGGCCCAAAAGGAGGGTATTTTGGAATTTCACAAATCCATTTCTACCTAAATTGTCAATGGCACAAAGAATTACTTTGTCTTTTCGGCCAACAAACAAATATATTGGGACATATATTCAAATGATTATCTTGGGTTTTTCCAAATTGGTTCTATTATGGTCTAAAGCACAAGTCCAACTGAATTCAATGGTATTGGACACGTAGATCAAACAGAGACTCCTAACATCAATTTTTAGAGtacttttttaatgttattaCAATCGCAACTAAACCATTAGCCCTGCTCTAAGTACTAGTATGACCTTTATAGGCCTAATCCATGAGGTACCTCAAGTAGTGCTGTTGAACCCACAGACATGCAGGCGAAGATAACCTTTTCAAAGCAAAATGCAGCAGACAGCATGTCCGTtcaagtttaaagtttaaaccatcAGTTAACAGGTTCAAAGTGGAGGACAGCATGGTTGATTTGAAAAGTTCAACTAACAGCACAAAGATAATAAGGACAATGTTAGTAATACAAATATATGCCAtggtgttttcttcattgacaATAACACTAGGAATTATGTTCCGGCGTTAAAATTATTTGCAAAATGGTTGATTTGAAAAGTTCAACTAACAGCACAAAGATAATAAGGACAATGTTAGTAATACAAATATATGCCACggtgttttcttcattgacaATAACACTAAGATTATGTTCCGGCGTTAAAATTATTTGCAAAAATGTACAATCTTAATTGAAGACAATTAGGATGAGTTAAATTTCAACATTTTCCACCTTATTAGCACCCCTACATCCTTCTCAGATCAGCCATTGTAGAGATACCATAACCATCCTTAATACCTAATCGGCTAATCCTTAGTCTCATAGCGGTTAAGTCAGTGTAGCTATGACTTCGAAAGGTGTAAGACCCTGGCTGATGAGATATCTACAAAGGCCAACATAAACAATTTTGGCATCAAAAGCACACTGCAGGGAATTCACACAGCATGGCAATTTGTTGTATGTAACTCTCTTGCTATTTCCCCTTAGACAAATGATTCATTATGTAAAGCAGTCCCCGAGAATCATTATCACTGATAAGGAATAATAGACGTCATATCTACAATGGTAAAATCACATACCAATCAGAAATTGGCGACACAAACTGCCCGTGCTCAAAACGTGGAAACACACCGGGATGTAAACAAGATGATCAAAATATTATATCTCATCCTAGTGTTGAAAAGCTAATTAATAAACTCCTCTTCCAAAGAAGAACCCAAAAAACCCAAAAGAAGATCAAGAGAGTACCTCACCTAACAAGAGGATAGTAATTTGCACGAGCTTCAGGAAACTAGTCTGTCACGCCTAATTAAATAAAACTTAAGGATATTAACgtcaaatatattttacaaatgAGCGCACTAACCAGGACCATTACATTGTCAAAACAGACCCAAGAAAACCACTATGATCTTTACAATGCCGAAATTGATAAAATAAGAATCCTTCATCATCGCACTTTGTGACCGACAAAAACTTACAATGACGAGAAAAGAAGTTTCTATTTACAGTTTTTGTTCAAATGATCTTTACAATGTCGAAATTGATAAAACAATAAACTCTCAAGATCGCACTTTGTGACAAACAAAACCTTATATTGATGAGAGAAGAAGTTTCTATTTACAATTTTTGTTCGAATCTAAAAGCAATTTCATCCACCTAGATTATCAAGTCAGCAAGAGATAGAAAGGAAGGGCAGAATAGAAGGATTCGAAAAAACcttcaaatgaaaataagcTGAGTAGGACATTAACACGCCAAAAGTAAAATACCTTTCTCAGTGCAGTAGCGAGCTCGCCTCGGGTGAAATTTGCTGCTGCTGCAGTAGTTAGAGGGATCCCGTTGCGGAATTGGTAGAGATGAACGTTCTTCTGGATGTATTCAGTAAATTGAACCCTAAAATTGATACCCACGTTCGAGGAACAAACAGAAGTAAGTCCACAAACTAGCACTAGATTTACTCTTTCTCAAGAACGAAGAGTTAAAATGAGCTCAAAATCAGCAACCCAAAAACCTAAAATCCAAAAGTATCCTCAATAAGCAAGAACGCCCAAATACATGAAAATGTATAGAACCCACCCAACTTCGTTCATGATCATCCGAAGAAATCCCTCAAACCCAAAAGGCGAAAAAACATaaccaacacacacacacacacacagatagaAAGAGACCTGTCGCCGCTTTCGCCGCTAGCGCCCATGAGTTTGTGGGAATCAAGAATCATGATCTTGTCCTCGTTTGACTTGTGTACCAGTATGCTGTTCACTGCTGAAGTGTCGGCGGCAATCACCGCAAACCCATCGCCCACCAGCCCGAACACACACTCCATTTCccccttcccttcttttctcgctcgctctctgtccctctctctccacGCAGAGTCTTCCTCTGTGATTTATATCGAAAACTCTTTTGCTTCCTGtcttggtgaagaagaaagatgtggaACAGTCGTACctttaggtagtgtttgatggtcaagaaatctggaattggaaatatatttctgaaaatatatttcctggaataaaagaatgagaaaaatatttccgattctcattttgatgtgtgtgatAACCTGAGAATTatgtttccagaaatatatttctgtgtttgatgatacagaaatatatttccagaaatatatttctgtgtttgataataaggaaacatatttccagatttacataatcttttCATATAGTTTCTTAAATCacacaaataaataataaatcatCTACTAAAACACGATCAGTATTATGTCTAGCATCACAATAAAAATGGATCACTAAAACATGATCATCTACATAATCTTTTCATATAGTTTCCAGATGTACTTGCTTGGATGTCAAAATAGATTGGCATTTCAGTATTATGTCTAGCATCACAATAAAAATGAGCATAATATTTCCTGTTGTTTTTGTGACACTGGCTTCAActgagaggaagagaaagaattTCCACAATTGATTTATACTCATAATGCAAACCACAATTGATTTATACTCAAAATGCAATCTGTTGTTGTCCAAACTAATGGATGACAAGTGTACCAAATAACGGACGAGATGATGTCATTTTGACGTTAGCTCAGACTTTCTTGAAGAccaatgaagaaaagaagaagaagaaactaaaaGAACTTCCTGTTGCCCATTAGATGCTTCAATTTCAAGATGCATGTACCAAGGAAAGATTttcaacaagaaacaaaaaattttactGCAAACAGAATGATTTATAAAACTCAAACCATTCAAACAATGAGTGCCTTTGAGACTGTGATAACTGATAAGAGAGGAAACACATTGAGTGGAATAAGAATTAACAAGCTATTGTTTCAATTATAACCTTCCAGATGTTATGTGATTCAATTCCAACCCAAtttacaagaagaagaaaagaacaaagcaGCATGCTGTAATGAGATgccaaagaaacaaaacaaaacaaaacaagacaaatgtaaaaccaaaagaagaggagaagaagaacaaaaaaaaccagGTGCGAGCCCCTGCCAGCAATCGATAGGCTGGTGACGCTAAGAAGGGGAGACTCACCTATCACTGGTGGAGGGAGCTACAGCTCTACAAGATGAGAATGTGGTAGCAACACAGAGGACATTCTTCTGTAACAAAAATAATAACTCGAGATACAATGAAACAACAATACAAATAGGTACTTCATGTTGTAATAACCCATGTTAAATAATCTTCCATGAATCCATAGACATATGCACTTGCAAAGAGCAATCAAGTTatattcataaagcaaaataaCCAAACTTATCTACAATCACAAAATTTACTaaatagttcaaaatttcaaatggacATGGGTTTCTCAAACGTAGGTAAGAAGTGAGTTGCTTTTTAGTTTCTATTTGTTCATAATTAGGATTCCTACCTGAAAGAAAAGTCTACAGTGCctaattttattttctgaagTTTTTCGAATACATTTCTACTAGTAACTCTGCCCCAAATGAACTGACTAAGTAATAGTTGAGAATCAACAGGCACCCAAGAACATGCCAATTTTTTAGTACGAATCTAAGTTATGAAAGCTATTTCAGGTATCTGTATATTTTTCTGCTTGGCCGGAAGTGAAAATATGCGGAATATGAACAATCTCTATATTAAGGACAGCCATGAAGTCAAGAATTCAAAGATGGCAAGTTCTTTTTAATAATCAGTTCTGAATTGCaaacaaaactcattaaaatttgaacatgttattataaaattttcattagaaaatccctctctctctctctctctctctgaagtAATGACAGCTACTCTCCCCATCTCTCTGTGGAGTCTCGACAGGGACCAAGTCCCGGCCTGTCTATTTATAGCCATACATTCAACGCCGTGTGACAAATATTTTCCATCCCCTCGAAGAAAATCAATTCCCCAAACCTTTTTCTGCCCCTCTGTtggcctcctcctcctcttcttcttcttcattccgAAACGTTTCCCCCCTTCTGTCGCTCTCTCTGTGCGTAGTAAGGGGAGCA containing:
- the LOC116264141 gene encoding proteasome subunit beta type-2-B, with amino-acid sequence MECVFGLVGDGFAVIAADTSAVNSILVHKSNEDKIMILDSHKLMGASGESGDRVQFTEYIQKNVHLYQFRNGIPLTTAAAANFTRGELATALRKNPYFVNILLAGYDKEIGPSLYYIDYIATLHKIQKGAFGYGSYFCLSMMDRHYHSGMSVEEAVDLIDKCIMEIRSRLVVAPPNFVIKIVDKDGAREYAWRETIKDAGVAAA